In Cryptomeria japonica chromosome 5, Sugi_1.0, whole genome shotgun sequence, the genomic window ACAAAGTCATGCAACACAATGGAAGGGGTACACTATCGAGGCTATTTATGCTCAGGATTATGATGACCAAATTTATGCTCACTACAGACTGATTAAGAAAGTATAACAAACTTGAAAAGGATGTAAAAAGATAGATttatggactgacaaaatcagaggaTTGTACGATCAAATATGACAACTCGGATGACAGTTTAGTGAGTTCCAGAGGACAAAGATAGTTTCTCGTACGAGTCACTGTTGAAACTCACACGACAGTTTAATGCTTACCAGATGACAACTTGTCATAGACTAGAACAACTCGTACGTCAGAGTTTATAAGCTCAGACGACAATATTCAAAGACCAGAATGATAGTTTAAATAAGCCAAAAGGAAAAACTAGAAGACTCAGACGACAATGTAGTCAACTCATACGATGAATTAGGAAGATCGTACGACAATTATGCTCAAAGACAAATTTTTTTGACAAGGAGATTGAGTTTTTTCGACcactgaattttgatttttttggtgtttttgcgtTTTTCTAGTTTTTTAGATTTTTAGTTTTAGGTTCGGACAAAAACCATAGCAAACATGTGAGATCCAAAGTGACATCAAATACAACATGCTAATTCTAAGGaaattggttgagagagaaaacctttgcttgcagaatcaggtacacacccaatagctaatcagaatatggcctctgagtctcacgcaatgaatTTTCAataccgtattagccgactccaaatgctaatgggggcatgaaattttaagtatcttgggagagttactatctctcttgcacaaagattatccccctttcgaaggtgaactgACTAGCTGCTATTTTAAAGTTCGTATTAAGGATTTtcgttcaaaattaccccttgaagtcgcacaagcgcgattgaggcctatagctcaacaaggtaccgaaacaagctgtagtcaagaaagcatgattgagaccacgaggctctacaaaatgctcgatatgagagatctcagaagagaaaactcaaataatcccatccttcgaGACTTTAATCTTggaaggcctatttattataatgaGTTGGAATGGTTGGgtttagctgtactcacttggctcgttctcacaaggtgattactttttcccactgtgacatgcccgctaaaaggtacacaaatctcaaacttagaaaattcttcaagggtctagatttctaattgtctctGTAGACAAGAGAATactttcctacctcttagatttttcttcaaacacaaaagacaaatttgttcattaaccaaatagaaatttaagtgcctaaaaatgaatttaaataatacaCGATATTTggtcaattctccttaggcaacctgcaaaaccaacacatCAGTAATCACGTTGTTTTTGATTCTTTGACATACGTGAGTTTGATTTAATAAATTATTCGACGCTTTCTGCGGAAAATGAGTTAGGTTTCGAAAATCTAAGGCTAACAAAAGATAATTCAGGGTTAGCGTCACTAAAACTAAAAGCCAAGTCAATAAAGCCCTAAAAATATATTGTTTATAGAATGAGTAACTCAAAAATTCGTATGAGAAATTTCACAGAGCAGAACGAGTACTCTCATCGAGCCAAATGAGTAAACCccaaaagaagatgacaaagcaGAATTTTTACGATGGTTCCCATAGAGCCAAATGAGTATTCCCAGAACTCGTCATGTAATGTACAAAATATCGTACAACTTTTTGTAGAGGCTGTAcggacaaaaaattgaaaaaagaaataaGGATTTTGCAAGGCCAAAAATTGATTTcttgggccccatggtgggcgccaaaaaatgtgtgtgtgaaaagtggattgtatctgtatctgtatatgaatacacaaaacttcaattaagtcattagatgcatggttagtaaatcaataatcaacaatgaataataaaccattacaaagcgacctattgccttctagtagatgtgagtttagttttgctctcagattttcatatgcaacaatagtgactagatgacacctaaacgaaggatttaatctatatgagtatgaaattgagctaaatggatgcaaaattaagctagatatgcaataactaatatgtaatatctcaatgcacaaatctcaataagcctagagcaaaaacaacataataacaataatctccaggtTCCTTTCTTTTATGAGAGATGagggcttgaatttatagaaaatcctgagagagaccaacggtcaagatcgattaacgaTGAGCAgtagagattctccaagaggaagcacaatctaggtgaattgatgtgattgactgCTTTTATcaactttaaaggaaattgaaataattttaagataaaatcagaaaaactgatttatttcatattttatattttgatattcaattgatttaattgcttttctaatatttttcaatttaattccattttgatttcttttctcaattttaattccttttccaaattaattctttttttccaaattaattccctttttaatgatttaatggcaaattgatttattaattaaatatgctaggatttttaattgaataaataggataattgattaaaatgatttacttggaataattaattaaataattattttattaatatagaatgatttattcgccatgtgacattgatgactgagaattaattaattaggtgttcttgattgatttaatttgcctttggttaggacctaggtgatgtagtcaagattaggggcctatggtttagatggccatttttagggtattacaacccaTTGCACCTCATTCAAGTGCAATCGCTAGTTTATTATTTAGCACTATCTATTTCATAATTATgcattcatatttcctcataattcAAATGTCTTAAAATAGAATGAGAAGTGGGTTAGGGAAGATAGGGAATAACACTATGTGAAGCTCCTTTCCTTGTCATTGCTTCCTCCACAAAACCATGATCTAAACTTAACATTTTCATAGCTTTGTATACAATGAAATTATAAAACTATATGTCGATCTAACAATATGTAATGAATTGATATCTAACAATGATTTATTAATTCATTACATATTGTTAGATAGGTAGTGCTCAAAGGCATGAATCATAAATTATTATTATGATATAATGTGTGACATGATTTAATTATTCAAAATAATTTCTATTTTTTCAACCAGTATTATCTAAGTATCATGTTAATTTTAATAATGCTAAATTTATCGAATATctacataaccataacaccaattatataaataaaaatggaacaatataatattctacatcaCCACCAATAGAGATGCATTTGAATAATATACATTGAAAAGTTAGTTAATTAAACCTTGAGCCAAATAAATGAATTGGTTAGGAATCTTAATTATTGTAAATATACATCATCTCTCTATACTTTTTAGGTGATGTGGTCTCTATaaacaacatttgacaactttcaaGTGAGGATTAATTCTTACATCAAGCTCATTGCTTCACTTAATGATGGTGAATCAAGAATATAAATGATAGGTGGCCATTCAATATGCCTAGGATTATGATGTAAGCAAGTGATGTAATTATGGTGCTACTATAATGCTCTCATATACATTCTCCCATGATAATCCTCAGCGATTCAAATAAATTAGGTTTAGTCCTTAAATATGTCACTCTAGCATGCATTTAAAATAATTTacagtttattcattcaataatgACAAGTAAAAGAAGGAAATATGGGTCCACTTTGAGAAATTCAATTTATATGATAAAGTTTTAAACCCACATATGTAGAATTGACCTAGATAAATCGCACATACATAGATCTTAACTATGAAGGTGAATGACCATGTTGATAAATATATTTTAGTCTTATGAAAAAGTGAAAATGTGACTAGACTAAGGTAAAATTATATGCCAAACTTTATGACTACTCAATTCATAAAGATCAATCTAATCACCTATTAAAAAATATACAACAATACATTAtcatataatttttatttaatttattaatatatattttttatttaataatcacACGTATATATTTTTGTATTCTATATTTTTCAACAAACATAACTAAATCATTCAAGCTATAAATATAACCATGGCTAAATAGTAATTATATTCTTGACAAGGTGTAATCCGTTTGAGAAAATATTGTATTTCACTTGAGGGGAAAAGAACATATATGCATTTTTGAGCGTGAAATAGGTGATACGGTACATCATACCATGGATCAAAAAACTACGTCCTCAGAATAAGCAAAATACGCAAGTAGAGAACATTGTCTATAAAGTATGAATTCTTGTCGGATATGAATTCTGACCAATTCATACCAAGGAGGTCTGGAGGACCAACCATCTTTTTATAACACAAATTCTCAGTGGCACGGGACCTCATGACAAAGTTACATGAAGGATTTAAACGACAAGAAAATATATACTCCATAGTAATCTCAGCGTTGCTTGCCATTTGAACGCATAGTCCAAAGGAGATAGGCAAACCTACCTTATTCATTGGAgtaaaagctttaacaagaaaTAATTTGTCTCCAAAGTAGATAAGTTGAGATACTAAAGAATCAGGTTTATCACGTAGTTTTAAgcattcatctcttttgatattccAGAATATCATGCACTCCTTGCGAGGTGTATTAATCTTCACAATTCTGATAGTTTTATTAATGTAAGATCGTTCACAAAACATCTCATGGTGAAGTTCTTGTGAGCTGTGACTCTTCCTTCTATATGGAGCTTCTTCTTTGTAAAGAAGTGCCTCAGAAATTAGTTTAAATGTACCCACACAATCAATATCTTTACTTGAAAAGATTTCTTTCAGCTTCTCTTCAGACAGGTAGGGCAAACGTAACAAGAATATTAGATTCTTGTTCAACACTTCTCTCCTTTCAACATCATCTGAATAATTCTTTCTAGTCCACTCCATAACAAAATCATAAAGGATATCTTCTGATCTAACTTGCAATTCATCACTAGACAAAATTTCTTGAAGGATGGGCAAAGATATTTCTCCCTCAaagctgtaacattttcagtatTGAACATTGAGAGTTGGATCTAAGATCTTGCTTAAACTATGAAGGAAAACCAATTAACAATTAAAATGAATATTGATAGAGGTGCATGCAATGCTTTAAGAATAAGATGAAACAATTTTAATGTTGGTGTATAACACTGAATAAAATGTATTTACTTGTTAAAATTGTTTCTTCCAATAAAACTCAcccttgcatcatcataaagttcTTGACAAGAAATCTTTTGGCAGTAATTATCAATGGTTGAACTGCATCAACCATACGAATGTTGGAAGGGAGGCCCAGAAAAAGTAATGCATTTTCTACTGTTATTGGCGGGCTCAAGGCATCGATGCAGTAAGGAACACATGATGCAACCTCAAATTTGTTGGCAACCATCAACACATCCAACAATGCAATTGTTGTCTCAGTTTTGAGTTTTCCACAGTACATAAAGTTTAGTAGATCCATGAAGGCCTCTCCTTCTGCAATCACCCAAATGTTTCTATATGTTAAAAATTTGAACACCAGTCTAATTGCCTACTGTTTCAGAGAAAGCAGCATCTAAGTAAACATACCTGCACTACTCAAATGAAGAGTGATAACTGTTTGCTTTGATCCAACTGTACCATTTGAAAAAAGCTTCATTTCACAAGAAAGATATCGATTATCGATTATCGATTAGTAGAAGGTATTTTCCGAAGTGTGTCAATTCAACTAAGTAGCTTTTGAGTGGAATTCATTAACCAATAccataaaaatgatttttttaatttgcaCACATTTTAACTTAAAGAAAAGTATACAGTTGAAAAAGTGTTGCACATAAACAAGAAGATGAAGTATTCTTACATTGTAGAAATATGGGCTTTTTGCAGCTAATATTGCTGAGCTGACATGCACATTAATGACTTCGGCTGATGAAAAGCAATCCATCTTGGTAGTAAAATCATTTCCATTCGCATCATTTTCTTTCAACCACAGAAATCAAACAAAATATATTGAAGAGCTTATCCAAATAGAATTCAAGAAGTATTGATATGTTAAATTGGTTTTATGCTACTGAAGAGAAAAACATATCAAGTTCAAGGACTTACCATCTGAAGATGTCTGGAAAGGGTCTTTGAATATAGAAGGTATTGAATTGGGTGAAAAGTATTGTCTATCATAAATAACGTCAGACATGATCTCTATTCGCAGTAAACGGTCAGAAAAGGCCATATTGTCGAAGGCGAAGGAGAAGTCTTCTTCTGTTGCCATTATCTGAACAATAATGAAGTTAATTAAGAGCGTTATCACACAGTTCGCTGTAGCTTCTTGGAGTTTAATACTGTGTATTTTTGGGCTTCTTTTTTCGGTAAAACTCAAAATGCTAATTTAGACACATAGCGTAATATTGGGTAGAGAATATTGGGTAGAGAATTTCAGAGTCTATATAGAAGCTTGAATTGCACCTCTAAGCACAAAGGATGCGTCAGTTGGTGATAGCTCTTGGAGTTTCTTCATGAAAAAATTTGCGTGTATTTTGAAAAATCAATCAACTGATATAATCGATGTTTTATATCTTCTACAAAATCGGTAATTGTTTTGATTACACATTAATTTTATAGTTTTGTGGTATGCTTATCTGAAATGTAAATGTTACCTAATTCTACTCTCTTTAAACGGCAGTTTGGTCTTAGGTTTAACAAATGAGAGGAAGAAGATGGTGAAAGTCTACAATTCTTATCATTCCTCAAAACAgatatgcaggccatggaggtttgttttattcgctATTATCACCTATATTactttagatggtaggtttactagactctatggtcaccattttgttttgctcaaccatatccaccatggggaaaaggtgagcctgTCATATTATCTGGCTTGctccatggaccatactatcaaggagattcagaaagatcccaaaggtgaccatgcccttcacGATGGTCTTATGGCTCTTATCTATAAAGTGCTTAAAGGGAGGtgcattgaaaaacctattaaaggcaaatatgcaagagATGAGGACAGGAAGAGTGAAGCTAGTGGCTTTAACTTTGATTCAGAGACTGAGGGCGACTCGGAGGAGACTAGCAAAAAAGGTAGGaacaaggctaagaggaaaagaaTTGTGGTGGATTCAGATATTTCAGAGTCTGAGGCCGAATCCTTTGAaggtaaatttattaaaaaaaagaaagggaaagttaTTGGAAAGCAAATGCAGAGGAAGAAGACTAGTAAGGAAAGCAATAAAGATATTAGCCAAATCCTAATTGATTTTGAAGAGGAGGCAGAGGAGAATAAAAAAGATGAGGGataggataaggagggggaggagAACCCAGTCATgggcaacattgagggtttgaacacccAAGGTATgcagaaagaggatcaagaggactATAAAGAGCTTCTGTGAGACCACTGGTACAATGGTGAAGGagatagacaacttgaagaaagaTATGATGACTGTCAAAAGAGCAACGGTTGGTGAGAAACCCCTGAcgaaaaatgttaaagaattggcaGTTGCAATTAATAATGCGAaagccattgaaagcatggtgggtaaaattattgcCACTGAAAAAAAGGTTAAAGAGTTGGAAGAAAAcaaggaggtgaaagggatggaaactgctatgaacaatctgggtatgccaaaaatcaatgtacttaaacgctttgctagactaatagtaaatcggtaaaacagtttagcagacaaactagttagcacacatgcaaaccaaatagaaaataatgcattcacccatagaagcacaaacaccataacacaagagattttgatgtggaaacccaaatgggaaaaaccacggtgagatggaactcacaagtaactatttgcagaataggaaccagaccggttaaggtcatacaatgttctttaccagaatagatcttgttctttaccagaacaaatcgtgttaggaatctcaatctctgttaggagataagtccgattaaagactaccttgctagaggattttagatccatagatgtgaaccaccttgttagaggatttacaaaaggattttgggcctacccagttaagggcttcagacttgtcgaagatgtgagtaatcaacaagtgagtgatctagctaatagcacaaattgcttggttagatccttgatagctcgttcctaatgcattccaacattacttcagtcttctacacattcatactctctctaactcatcaaccaccttaaaccctagcaacaacctaaaaccctagacatgatgcccttttaaaggaatttgatttcatgtcggtccaataggattacaatacaatttcctaggttcaatgcatctagacatatctggtaacatgacacaaaaagtaccattgaagtgtcagcactgtcaaacaatcagtggatggtaactcatcacaaaatgccgattggtaactcatcatagagtattaccaattcatacaaaaataccggtttaagcaaaataccgattgacagtttgacaaaatgaagactggaaaatatgtgttttgctgctttgatcctttgtaccgcttgagatcctcgaaccgcttggggtcagcaTATCGCTTCAGATTAGTatacactttctgcaaaacaccaatagtgtAAGGACTATAATGTATCATACTGGTtgggaacaattaccagttgagcataactcatacatataaaagtgatctcaatgcaagtgtgtgtccatcaatgacaatcacaacataatcatcaaaaaataccaacaatctccccctttagcattgatggcaacacttaggaaattttgacatctaagtgttttacaacaaaaatatgccataatcaaaattactcctcctaagcatatacactatcccttttgcagaaaaatacaatgtatactacttcttaatagaaataacatgaaagtatacatcaaaacattcaaaatttatacttctccccctttgccaacaatgacaaaaataatattgcagactaacccctgtttcattaaaataataagtgtttatgacagtaaagaataaaccttgtcaaaaactgatttgaagtcctgcaaaaattgtttcatagataaagaccaggactcaagtagagaggttgccacttctttctctgtctgcatctgggagacctgttcttccatggcatctaatgTGCTCACCTCTTGAGTTACCATTAAGGCATCTAGATTTAGATAACATTTTTGAAGTATCTGCAGGcgagggagtagaaccagttggagttcctgcaaatctcaagttcggttgctgatttccaactctattttggcagactggatgtgaaaccggtgaacggtttgcccataagttgtaaaagagtcatacgacagcttgaaggtgctcatatataactgcaagtcaatttgtagcttttgcttctgtacaagaacatcatcatagaagagatggggttggcaaatcttactcagtagtagatttccctcatccagagcattccttatgtcttttttgtgtttttttgtagTTCGGAccagagctcattaagcttcttcaccaaggcaatgttgagagccttttgatgctctttcttggcattttcctctgctatctcttctaggctctgcacttgatcatccactactatgcataggagcttcaattgtgccaatgatgagtcagtattggggaggtttgtgcttGGTAACAAACCGTtaagagtgtccaccgtagcttggatcacatcttcctccttcttcctccttagcacctcaaggcattcttgacaaaccttaatgctctatagtagctccatttcatttgcagactggaggtcaatagcactggtgaggtcagccagtttggcttgactaccagttgcctttggagtctccatctgcatgctctttgccgcttctacttccttgtcttcctctgccttcttcttctccacttcttttctcttttcttctaccttatcctcatctaccttcttcttctccgcttcttttctcttctcctcttcctttcttttctcctcatcctcttttctcttctcttcctatttccatttctcctcatcttcttcctttttcttcttctcttccttatccttttcttctttcttcttctttgtatcttcttgtttctttttctcttcatcctctt contains:
- the LOC131037401 gene encoding BTB/POZ domain-containing protein POB1-like, coding for MATEEDFSFAFDNMAFSDRLLRIEIMSDVIYDRQYFSPNSIPSIFKDPFQTSSDENDANGNDFTTKMDCFSSAEVINVHVSSAILAAKSPYFYNLFSNGTVGSKQTVITLHLSSAEGEAFMDLLNFMYCGKLKTETTIALLDVLMVANKFEVASCVPYCIDALSPPITVENALLFLGLPSNIRMVDAVQPLIITAKRFLVKNFMMMQGFEGEISLPILQEILSSDELQVRSEDILYDFVMEWTRKNYSDDVERREVLNKNLIFLLRLPYLSEEKLKEIFSSKDIDCVGTFKLISEALLYKEEAPYRRKSHSSQELHHEMFCERSYINKTIRIVKINTPRKECMIFWNIKRDECLKLRDKPDSLVSQLIYFGDKLFLVKAFTPMNKVGLPISFGLCVQMASNAEITMEYIFSCRLNPSCNFVMRSRATENLCYKKMVGPPDLLGMNWSEFISDKNSYFIDNVLYLRILLILRT